A window of Marinobacter sp. es.042 genomic DNA:
GTGCCGGGTCTTCAAGCATTTCCTTGATGGCAACGAGGAACTGCACCGCTTCCTTACCATCAATCATCCTGTGGTCGTAAGAAAGCGCCAGGTACATCATCGGCTGAATTTCCACCTTGCCGTTCACGGCCATCGGACGCTCCTGAATCTTGTGCATGCCCAGGATGGCTGTCTGGGGCGGGTTCAGGATCGGTGTGGAAATCAGCGAACCGAAGATACCGCCGTTGGTAATTGTGAAGGTACCGCCGGTCATATCTTCAATGGCCAGTTTGCCATCTTTTGCCTTGGTGCCGTACTCGACGATCTTCTTCTCGATGTCGGCCAGACCCATGGCGTCGGAATCACGCAGAACCGGAACCACGAGGCCGCGATCGGTGGAAACCGCCACGCCGATGTCCTGGTAACCGTGATACACCATGTCGTTACCATCGATGGACGCGTTCACCGCCGGGAAGCGCTTCAGGGCTTCGGTGGCGGCCTTGGTGAAGAACGACATGAAACCAAGCTTGATACCGTGACGCTTCACAAAGCTGTCCTGGTACTGCTTGCGCATCTCCATGATCGGGCCCATGTTCACCTCGTTAAAGGTGGTCAGCATGGCTGCGCTCTGCTGGGCATTAACCAGTCGCTTGGCAATGCTCGCACGCAGGCGGGTCATCGGTACGCGCTTCTCGGGACGTTCGCCCTGGCTAACGTTGACTTCCGGCATACCAGCCGCAGGCTGAGGTGCGGCAGCACCGCCGGAGGACTTGGCACTGTCTACGTGGTTCTGAACGTCTTCCTTGGTTACGCGGCCATCTTTGCCGGTACCCTTGATGCTGTTCGGATCGACGTTATTTTCCTCAGCCAGCTTTCGGGCCGCCGGGCTCAGGATGGCTTCGCCGGAAGACGCCTCGCTCTTGGCTTCTTCCTTCGGAGCCTCTTCCTTGCTCTCTTCTGTCTTACCCTCGGCAGGCTTGGATTCGCCCTTGGCGCCTTCCTTGAACTTGCCGACTACCTCACCACTTTCAACGGTATCGCCTTCGTTCTTGATAATTTCCTCAATCACGCCGTCCGCCGGCGCAACAACCTCAAGAACAACCTTGTCGGTCTCGATATCGACAATCAGCTCGTCACGGGAGCAGGCTTCACCCGGCTGCTTGTGCCAGGTCGCGACAGTACCTTCCGCGACCGACTCCGGGAAAACGGGGGCTTTAATCTCAGTTGACATTACAGATCCTTAGTTCGGTAGCTCGTCAAATTTCAAACGCGTCGTTAACAAGTTTCTTCTGCTCTTCAATGTGGACCGACATATGGCCACAGGCAGGAGCAGCCGAAGCGTCACGACCGGCATATTGAAGGTACAGCTTGGGGTTCTTGCGATGCAGCGCATTACGCATGTGATGCTGGCTGCAATACCACGCCCCCTGGTTCATCGGCTCTTCCTGACACCAGACAACGTGCTTGAGCTTGGAGTACTCGCTCAAGAGCTCGTCAAGATCGTCTCCGGGGAAAGGATACAGCTGTTCGATCCGGACAATGGCCACGTCATCACGCTCGTCCGACTTCTTCTTCTCAAGCAGATCGAAATACACCTTGCCTGAGCACAGGATCAGACGGGTGACTTTCTTCGGATCGGACGGCTCTTTCTCGGGCAGCACTGTCTTGAAGGTACCGCTGGTCAGATCATCAAGATCAGACGTCGCTTCCTTATGCCGCAGCAGGCTCTTGGGCGTAATCGCAACCAACGGTTTGCGCAACGGGCGCTTAACCTGGCGACGCAGCATGTGGAATACCTGGGAAGGCGTGGTCGGCACGCAAACCTGGATATTATGCTCTGCACTGAGTTGCAGAAAACGCTCGAGGCGCGCCGAGCTGTGCTCTGGCCCCTGCCCTTCGTAACCATGGGGCAGCAGCAGGGTCAGACCGCAAAGGCGTCCCCACTTGTGCTCACCACTGGTCAGGAACTGGTCGATTACGACCTGGGCACCGTTGGCAAAATCGCCGAACTGCGCTTCCCAAACCACAAGCCCATCCGGCGCGGTAGTGGCGTAGCCGTACTCGAACGCCATTACGGCTTCTTCCGACAGCAGCGAGTCGTAAATTTCGAATTTAGGCTGATCTTCCGACAATTCCGCCAGAGCAATATGGGTTGAGCCGTCTTTCTGATTGTGAAGGACCGCATGGCGGTGAGAGAACGTGCCACGGCCAATATCCTGCCCCGTAAGGCGGATTGGGTGACCTTCGTCCAACAGCGTCGCGTACGCCATGACTTCACCGTAGCCCCAGTTGATAGGCAGGGCGCCGGCGGTCATTTTTTCGCGGTCGGAAACAATCTTGGAGACCTGACGCTGGATACTGAAACCTTCAGGGACCGAGGTCAGTTTCTTGCCCAGCTTCTGGATAGTCTTCAGCGCAACGCTGGACTTGCACTTGGCTGTCCACTCGTGGCCGAGGTAAGGAGTCCAGTCAACGTAGAGCTCTTTGTTGGGCTCCTTGACCAGGGATTTGACCACGTGCTCGCCATTGTCCAGGGCGTCACGGTAGTCGTTCTCCATCTGCTTGGCTTCTTCCTCGGTAATAACACCGGCTTCCACCAATTGATCCACGTACAGGTTGCGGGTGGTCTTCAGCTTGCGGATTTTCTCGTACATGACCGGCTGGGTCGCTGCCGGCTCGTCCGCTTCGTTGTGACCGCGACGACGATAGCAGACCAGGTCGATCACGACGTCGTTCTTGAATTCGTTGCGGTAATCCATGGCCATCTGTGTCACAAACATGACCGCTTCAGGGTCATCCGCATTCACATGCAGAATCGGCGCCTGGATCATCTTGGCAACGTCGGTACAGTATTCCGTGGACCGCGCATCTTCCTGCTTGCTGGTGGTGAAACCAACCTGGTTGTTGATCACGATATGAATGGTACCGCCAACGCCGAAACCGCGGGTCTGGGACATCTGGAAGGTTTCCATCACCACGCCCTGGCCGGCAAACGCCGCGTCGCCGTGCATGATAATCGGAACGACCTTGGTGCCCTCATTATCGTTACGGCGGGTTTGACGAGCCCGGACAGACCCCTCAACAACCGGAGAAACGATTTCAAGGTGCGACGGGTTAAACGCCATTGCCAGGTGAACTTCGCCACCTGGCGTCATCACATTGGATGAGAAGCCCTGATGGTACTTAACGTCACCAGAGCCAGAATCTGCAAGCTTCTTGCCCTCGAATTCGTCAAAAAGCTCCCGCGGGTTCTTGCCCAAGGTGTTAATCAGGACGTTGAGGCGCCCACGGTGAGCCATACCCAGGACTATTTCCTTGGCGCCATAGGAGCCGGCACGCTGAATCAGCTCGTCCAGACAAGGGATCAGACTCTCGCCACCCTCAAGGCCGAAGCGCTTCACGCCCGGGTAGCGGGACCCCAGGTACTTTTCGAGGCCCTCGGCGGCCGTCAGGCGCTCAAGGATATGCTTACGGGTGTTGTCTTCGTATGCCGGACGTGAACGGACAGGCTCCATGCGCTGCTGGAACCAACGCTTGATGCGGGTATCCACCACGTGCATGTATTCGGCACCGATGCTCTCGCAATAGGTCTGGCGCAGACCGTCGACTATGTCCCCGAGCTTCATGGTCTCGGAGCCAAGGTTCAGGGAGCCGGTCTGGAATTCGAGATCCCTGTCAGAGTCGGATAGCTCATGAAATTCGGGATCGAGGTCTTCGACCCGGGGACGCTGCCATACACCGAGCGGGTCCAGCTTAGCTTCCTGATGACCGCGGAAGCGATAGGCGTTGATCAGCTGGAGAACACGAATCTGCTTTCTGTCCGCATCAGACGTGGCGCTGGCGGGAACGCCGCCGCTGGCAAGAAAGCGCTGATTGCGGGAAATGTGTTCAAACTGTTCGCGGATGGAAGAGTGGACAATGTCACGGCCCTTGTAGCCATCGACACTGGGAAGCTTGTCGAAATAGCTGCGCCACTCTTCGGGAACGGCGTTGGGGTCTGTCAGGTAGGTTTCAAAAAGCTGTTCAACATAGGCGAGATTTCCACCCTGGAGGTGGGAAGTCTGCCATAACTGCTCCATTATGCTTTCGTGCATCTTGAATAGCTCACCTTGGGCTGGTGCGGGGAGCCCGATATGGTCGGCCAGGGGTATTTCTCAGTCAATACGGGTTTTTACGGGATCGACTTTGGCCACCACACCCGACATGGATGTTTTCCATTCCCCGGTGGTTTTTATACTCAGCAAAACAGGGAGAAAACTTTATAAGTTCCCGCCACAGCTTGCGTAGTGTGCACCCGGATAAGACCTTTGACTATAAGCCTTTGGTTGAAGGCCCCGCAAACTTGCGAGGCCTTCCGGGTACTAACCTGATCAGAACAGTATAGCGTCTGTCGCAAATCCTGCTGCTTAAGTAGCCCTTTGCAGCAGAAGATTCCGAATGTGGCCGATAGCCCTTGTGGGGTTCAGGCCTTTCGGGCAGACACTTACACAGTTCATGATGCCCCGGCAACGGAACACGCTGAACGGGTCATCAAGGTTGGCAAGTCGCTCCTCCTGGGCTGTATCCCGGCTGTCAGCCAGGAAACGGTAGGCCTGAAGCAGGCCGGCAGGACCGATAAACTTGTCAGGGTTCCACCAGAATGACGGGCAGGACGTGGAGCAGCAGGCACAGAGAATACACTCGTACAGGCCGTCCAGCTTCTGGCGGTCTTCCGGAGACTGCAGCCGCTCGATCGCAGGCGCAGGCTTGTCGTTAATCAGGTACGGCATGACCTTTTCGTACTGCTTATAGAAAAGACTCATGTCTACAACCAGATCACGAATAACCGGCAGGCCCGGCAGCGGCCGCAGAACCAGCTTATCGCCCTTCACCACCTGGGAAACCGGCGTGATACAGGCCAGGCCGTTCTTGCCATTCATGTTCATGCCGTCGGAGCCGCAAACGCCCTCCCGACAGGAACGGCGATAGGCCATTGAAGGATCCCGCTCCTTGACCAGGTTCAGCACGTCAAGAACCATGAGATCCTTGCCTTCCGGAATTTCGACATCCACGTCCTGCATATAAGGCGCGTTGTCGGTCTCCGGGTTATAACGATAAAGGCTTACTAACATTTTCGGAGTCCCCCTTAGTAAGTCCGGACCTTCGGCTCGAACTTGTCCACCGTCTTCGGTGCAAAGTTCACATCACGCTTGCCCACTCGCTTTTCCAGCGGGAAGTACATAGAGTGCTTGAGCCAGTTCTCGTCATCACGCTCGGTGAAATCGTTCCTGGCGTGGGCACCACGGCTTTCCTTGCGCTCGAACGCGGAAATCGCTGTGGACAGGGCAACCTCATAGAGGTTGTCCAGCTCGAGCGCCTCGATACGAGCAGTGTTGAAGGCGTTACTGGTATCAGCCAGCTTGGTGTTGCGAACACGCTCACCAATGGCTTCCAGTTTCTTGAGCCCCTCTTCCATGCTCTTGCCGTCACGGAATACACCGAAGTACAACTGCATACAGTTCTGAAGATCTTTCCGAACTTCCGCAACACTCTCGCCTTCGGAGGCGTTGTTCAGGCGGTCAAGCCGCGCCATCGCGCGCTTGATGTCGTCTTCGCTGGCACCGTCGACCTCAAAGCCGCCACGAAGCTGCTCCTCGATGTGCAGACCCGCTGCGCGACCGAAGACCACCAGATCCAGCAGAGAGTTACCACCCAGACGGTTGGCACCGTGTACCGATACACAGGCTGCTTCACCACAGGCGAACAGTCCGGGGATCGGCTTGTCCTTGCCGTTTTCGTCCTGGGTCAGCGCCTGACCACCAACGTTGGTCGGAATACCGCCCATCATGTAGTGACAGGTCGGAACAACCGGGATCGGCTCTTTCACCGGATCAACGTGTGCAAAGGTGCGGGACAGCTCACAGATGCCCGGCAAGCGCAGATTCAGGGTTTCTTCGCCCAGATGATCAAGCTTCAGCAGCACGTGATCCTTGTCGGGACCACAGCCACGACCTTCCAGGATCTCGATAACCATGGCGCGGGCAACTACGTCCCGGCCTGCCAGGTCTTTCGCGTTCGGCGCATAGCGCTCCATGAAACGCTCACCCTCGGCGTTGATCAGATAACCACCCTCGCCTCGGCAACCTTCGGTTACCAGGGTGCCGGCACCGTAGATACCGGTCGGGTGGAACTGCCACATTTCCATATCCTGCATCGGGAAA
This region includes:
- the odhB gene encoding 2-oxoglutarate dehydrogenase complex dihydrolipoyllysine-residue succinyltransferase, whose amino-acid sequence is MSTEIKAPVFPESVAEGTVATWHKQPGEACSRDELIVDIETDKVVLEVVAPADGVIEEIIKNEGDTVESGEVVGKFKEGAKGESKPAEGKTEESKEEAPKEEAKSEASSGEAILSPAARKLAEENNVDPNSIKGTGKDGRVTKEDVQNHVDSAKSSGGAAAPQPAAGMPEVNVSQGERPEKRVPMTRLRASIAKRLVNAQQSAAMLTTFNEVNMGPIMEMRKQYQDSFVKRHGIKLGFMSFFTKAATEALKRFPAVNASIDGNDMVYHGYQDIGVAVSTDRGLVVPVLRDSDAMGLADIEKKIVEYGTKAKDGKLAIEDMTGGTFTITNGGIFGSLISTPILNPPQTAILGMHKIQERPMAVNGKVEIQPMMYLALSYDHRMIDGKEAVQFLVAIKEMLEDPARILLDV
- a CDS encoding 2-oxoglutarate dehydrogenase E1 component, with product MHESIMEQLWQTSHLQGGNLAYVEQLFETYLTDPNAVPEEWRSYFDKLPSVDGYKGRDIVHSSIREQFEHISRNQRFLASGGVPASATSDADRKQIRVLQLINAYRFRGHQEAKLDPLGVWQRPRVEDLDPEFHELSDSDRDLEFQTGSLNLGSETMKLGDIVDGLRQTYCESIGAEYMHVVDTRIKRWFQQRMEPVRSRPAYEDNTRKHILERLTAAEGLEKYLGSRYPGVKRFGLEGGESLIPCLDELIQRAGSYGAKEIVLGMAHRGRLNVLINTLGKNPRELFDEFEGKKLADSGSGDVKYHQGFSSNVMTPGGEVHLAMAFNPSHLEIVSPVVEGSVRARQTRRNDNEGTKVVPIIMHGDAAFAGQGVVMETFQMSQTRGFGVGGTIHIVINNQVGFTTSKQEDARSTEYCTDVAKMIQAPILHVNADDPEAVMFVTQMAMDYRNEFKNDVVIDLVCYRRRGHNEADEPAATQPVMYEKIRKLKTTRNLYVDQLVEAGVITEEEAKQMENDYRDALDNGEHVVKSLVKEPNKELYVDWTPYLGHEWTAKCKSSVALKTIQKLGKKLTSVPEGFSIQRQVSKIVSDREKMTAGALPINWGYGEVMAYATLLDEGHPIRLTGQDIGRGTFSHRHAVLHNQKDGSTHIALAELSEDQPKFEIYDSLLSEEAVMAFEYGYATTAPDGLVVWEAQFGDFANGAQVVIDQFLTSGEHKWGRLCGLTLLLPHGYEGQGPEHSSARLERFLQLSAEHNIQVCVPTTPSQVFHMLRRQVKRPLRKPLVAITPKSLLRHKEATSDLDDLTSGTFKTVLPEKEPSDPKKVTRLILCSGKVYFDLLEKKKSDERDDVAIVRIEQLYPFPGDDLDELLSEYSKLKHVVWCQEEPMNQGAWYCSQHHMRNALHRKNPKLYLQYAGRDASAAPACGHMSVHIEEQKKLVNDAFEI
- a CDS encoding succinate dehydrogenase iron-sulfur subunit, with the translated sequence MLVSLYRYNPETDNAPYMQDVDVEIPEGKDLMVLDVLNLVKERDPSMAYRRSCREGVCGSDGMNMNGKNGLACITPVSQVVKGDKLVLRPLPGLPVIRDLVVDMSLFYKQYEKVMPYLINDKPAPAIERLQSPEDRQKLDGLYECILCACCSTSCPSFWWNPDKFIGPAGLLQAYRFLADSRDTAQEERLANLDDPFSVFRCRGIMNCVSVCPKGLNPTRAIGHIRNLLLQRAT
- the sdhA gene encoding succinate dehydrogenase flavoprotein subunit, with the protein product MANIKTMSFDAIVIGGGGSGMRAALQLTESGVNTACITKVFPTRSHTVSAQGGITCAIASADPNDDWRWHMYDTVKGSDYIADQDAVEYMCSVGPQAVFELEHMGLPFSRTEQGRIYQRPFGGQSKGPDNPTQAARTCAAADRTGHALLHTLYQANIKGGTTFLNEWYAVDLVKNSKDEVVGVVAIEVETGEVAYIKCKATVLATGGAGRIYASTTNALINTGDGIGMALRAGFPMQDMEMWQFHPTGIYGAGTLVTEGCRGEGGYLINAEGERFMERYAPNAKDLAGRDVVARAMVIEILEGRGCGPDKDHVLLKLDHLGEETLNLRLPGICELSRTFAHVDPVKEPIPVVPTCHYMMGGIPTNVGGQALTQDENGKDKPIPGLFACGEAACVSVHGANRLGGNSLLDLVVFGRAAGLHIEEQLRGGFEVDGASEDDIKRAMARLDRLNNASEGESVAEVRKDLQNCMQLYFGVFRDGKSMEEGLKKLEAIGERVRNTKLADTSNAFNTARIEALELDNLYEVALSTAISAFERKESRGAHARNDFTERDDENWLKHSMYFPLEKRVGKRDVNFAPKTVDKFEPKVRTY